Genomic window (Rhodothermia bacterium):
ACCTTATAGAGGTCTTTAAGTTGGGCCGCCAAAAGTTCGCGCAATTCCAGAATACCTGAATTGGCGGTGTAGCTCGTCATGCCTTTGTTCACCAACGAATCAACGGCGGCATCTATAACAGGTTTCGGGGATACAAAGTCGGGTTCTCCAATCCCCAATGAGATGACATCTTTCATGGTTGCGGCAATTTCAAAAAAACGTCGGATGCCGCTCGGAGGAATGGTTCTGCCGCGTTCGGATAAACGGCTTTCTAAATCTAAAGTAAGGGTTTGCATGGTGTTTGGATTCATGAAGCGCATTAAACAACTACAATATACAACCAAGCAACCTCTAAGCGGAAGGGGAATGCAAGAAAAGTCCAACGTAAAAAGCCCCCGTAAGTTCGGAGGCTAAAGGCAAACGGCTCCGCCCGAGACCGTTTATACCCATGAGGATGCAAATCGGGTTAATGGAAGGCAGATAAACGGATGGTTCCGGCCCCCGCACGGGCTTCAATCAGCGAACCACCGCCATTGATTTCGGTGGACACACTGCCTTTAATGTCTGTTTCAGACGGCACTTTGTTGGGTAACTGTATTTCGGTTCCTTCAAAGTCTAACAATGCGCCGAAGGATTCAGGAACCAAAATCTCAATATTCCCAATTTGGGTATCTAAAGATGCACCACTACATTCGTGTAGGCGTACATTTACATCACCGGCTTCGCTTAAAGCTTCCAATTTCCCAAACATGTGTTGGATGGAGATGTTGCCCGCTTGGGTTTTAACTTCGGTGGTTCCTTTCACTTCTCTTATGGAGATATCGCCAGCTTCGGAGCGGATGGTGATTTGGTTGGCGTGGAGTTGATCTGCCTCAATGCTTCCTGCCGCACTATGAATGTCTAAACGATGATAGGCTTTTACGACGCCAAGAGAAATATCGCCCGCATTGGTGTCAATTCGTACATTTCCAGTCAAGTTGCCAGTTGTAATATCGCCTGCTTCCGTTTGAATTTCAATGGTATTCCCGATAATACTGTCGGTCAGAATATCGCCCGCATCGCTGCTCAGCCGCACTTCCCCCCGAAGGGCTTGCGTGGAAATGTCCCCAATTCCGGTTTTTACTTGTACATTAAAGGATCTGGGAATCTGGATGACTATGCGGATGTTCGCATTTCCGCTCGGATCGTCCTCCCAAGTACTCCAATGGCGGTCTTTGTGTGAAAAAACCCGAATTAAGGAGCCTTCTTGTGTGCTTTCAAACCGGAGCCGATCAAAAAAATGTTTTGCTTTCTGGCTGTTATGCGCCGCCATTCTAAATTCTACACTGGCCTCATGGTGCTCTACCGTCTCGATCCGTACATCTCCGATCGGAATTTGAACCTGAAGGTGTTGCGCATCCTGCACAGCGAATTTACGGGTAAGCATGGTCTTGTATGCGGACTCTGGGAAATCTGTCGTTTCCCCAAAAACATGAATGCCGGTATGGACATTAATGCTTCGGTGGCAATGTCGTCGCAATTCCTGATAACGTTTGGCCTTATGATGGTACATTTGATAAGCGCCGATGCCCATGAGGCCAAAGCCAAGCGCCAATATCACGAGTCGTTTACGTGTGTCCATTACGGCTCTCCGGTTATGGGGGATAGAAAACATTAGCCACTAACGAATGAGGAGAACTTTTTGTTACACCAGTGTGATAATTATTTTGCGTCTCTCTTGCCAACTTGCACCCTAAAGGCTCGGTTCGCCTATCTCAATCCTACGCTTATGCGTTTTAGAAGCACACAATGCAGGTTCAATAAATTTCCGACATTTTTTGGTTGAACAAAGGCTAAAGGTTGATTTTACCCCTATTTTACCCCTCCAAGCCATGTTGCGAAACTAATATTCGCAGTTTAAAAAGGAGGTTGCGATGCAAAAACACTTACTGACCTTAGATGTAGGCAATACGGCCATTAAAGCGGGCTTGTTTGAGCAATCAACTTTTGAAGAACTTTTTAGGATACCCACAGACCCCAAACGGCTTAGAGTGGCGGTGTTTCAAAAATATGCCAATCTCCCAGAAGAGGTATTGGCGGATTTGGAAGTTGCCTTTGTTAGCGTGGTTCCACAAGTGAACACGGCCCTTCAAACGGTTATCATGGAGTGGATCGGCAAAGAAGCCCATCATCTTACCCCTGATTTGCCCTCGCCCCTCAAAATGGCCTACCATACGCCAAAAACCTTAGGGGCGGATCGGTTGGCGGGAGCTATTGGCGGATGGACAAAGTTTGGTAATTCGGGGCAAGGACTATTGGTAATTGATGCAGGGACAGCCATTAACTACGAGGTGGTCTCGTCTGATACACAATATTGGGGCGGGGCTATTGCACCCGGTGTGGACTTGATGCTCAAGGCGTTGGCACGCGGAACGGCGCAGTTGCCACAGGTGGAACCAATGTGGCCTGATAGGGCGGTTGGACGCTCTACGAAGGAATGTTTACAAGCGGGCGTGGTCTTTATGTTGGCCGATAGCGTTTCGGGCATGATTCGACGGGTTTCTTGGGAATTGTCTGAGCCGCTCACGGTGGTCTCTACTGGCGGCTGGGGGCACTTGCTCAAAGCAGAATTGCCGGAGGTGTCCTTCTTTCATCCGCATTTGGTGCATGAGGGGATTCGTGTATGGCTCGAACATCTAAATGCCGCCGCTACGGGGCTAAAGGTAGTCCAATAATCTTGGTAACAGAGCACAACATTAAATCAGCCTTGACTAACCTACATCTCACGTTGCCATAAAGCGTTGAAGATGTGATGGGTTTGGATTGCTTAACATCCATACAACGCCAAGCGGTTTACTTCGGTAAAATCGCGCACCACTTGTTTTATGTGGGGTAAGGCAGCATCCTCAGCAGAAAATGGCGATGTTGCAACAATGATGCAAGACATCCCCGCATGTTTTGCGGCCAAAAAACCAACGGGCGCATCCTCAAAAACGACACATTCTTCGGGGATACATTGTAACTTCTGAGCAGCTTTCAGGAAAACTTCGGGATGGGGCTTTCCATTTTGCACATCATTTGCCGTCACTATGGCATCAAACGTATGCTGTAAGCCCAAGCCATTTAGTACAAAGGGCACGTTCACCGGCGGTGCAGAGGTAGCCAATGCCAAAAGGAGACCTTGTTCTTGTGCCTCTTCCAATAGACTGTACAAGCCATTTACCGCCTCTATGCGATCAGCAAAAATGGTTCGATACATGGCCTCCTTTTCTTCCCCCAAAGCCTGAACCGCTTGATCACTTAGATTGCTGCCCAAATAATACCGTAAAATTTCCGGATTCGTTTTGCCAGAAGAAACGCGGTGAAATTCCGATGCGCTTTGTAGTACACCGTTTTGCGCCAAGAGCGCAAGCCAAACCTCGATATGAACCGCCATGTTGTCCACGATTGTGCCATCCATATCAAAAATAAGTGCTTTTGTCATGTGTGTTTTGGTGGTCTTATAGACCAATAGTGTTTCGTGATTGGCAAACTAAAGCATCTTGGTGGGTAGAAGGATTTTGTAATGGATATTTCTTTTGATCCTCATCTGGAGACAAAAAAAATAGCCATTAAACTTGGTAAAGGCTTAATGGCGGACCAAAGAAGGTTGGAAGTGTTTTTACATTTGGAAAACAGCCCGAAATTCAACTTTAAGCTCATCCTTGGCTTCAACCATCATAAAAGAAGGCTTCTCTAAGTTGAAGTTTGTTAAACTAACATCCGTTTTTCCTTGTACATATAATTTGTTGTCCTTAGTCCATGTTTTCGCCGTAAACGTAATGGGTTTTGTGACCCCATGAAACGTCAGGTTTCCTTTAACGGTTAGATTCTCGCCTGCTGATTTTAAGTCGTTACTGGTGAAGGTAATTCGGGGGAACCTTAGTCCTTCTACCACTTCCAACATATGCGAGTCTCGACTGCTGTTACCGGAGTCAAAAGAGTTTACTGGAGCGGCAATAGCAACACTGGTAAATGATTTTGTGGCAGCATTATACCGTGCAAGTCCAGAAACTTTGGAACTTTTCCCCACCACAACGTGCATCGGATGCGTTAACGTGTACTGGAGGTAAGAGTCTTTACTAACGATGTTTAGGTTACTTTGAGCTGTAGTAACTATGGGCAAAAAGAGGAATATCCAAAACAAATAGGTTTTTTTCATGGCTCTTAATTGTTTTTGTGTAAGGTCTGATAAAAGGATTAAAACTTCATAACAATCATCGCGCCCCAAAGTGCGCTTGCAGTTGTATAACCCACGGCGCGGTGGAGGTCTCGTTTTCCATTTTCGAGCATCTTTTCGCCAAATAGCCCATTTATGATCATGCCAGACCCATGTACATAGGCTAAAAGGCGGTGGACTTTGATGTTACTCAGTTTTTTGCCGCCT
Coding sequences:
- a CDS encoding beta-phosphoglucomutase family hydrolase, yielding MTKALIFDMDGTIVDNMAVHIEVWLALLAQNGVLQSASEFHRVSSGKTNPEILRYYLGSNLSDQAVQALGEEKEAMYRTIFADRIEAVNGLYSLLEEAQEQGLLLALATSAPPVNVPFVLNGLGLQHTFDAIVTANDVQNGKPHPEVFLKAAQKLQCIPEECVVFEDAPVGFLAAKHAGMSCIIVATSPFSAEDAALPHIKQVVRDFTEVNRLALYGC
- a CDS encoding type III pantothenate kinase, which codes for MQKHLLTLDVGNTAIKAGLFEQSTFEELFRIPTDPKRLRVAVFQKYANLPEEVLADLEVAFVSVVPQVNTALQTVIMEWIGKEAHHLTPDLPSPLKMAYHTPKTLGADRLAGAIGGWTKFGNSGQGLLVIDAGTAINYEVVSSDTQYWGGAIAPGVDLMLKALARGTAQLPQVEPMWPDRAVGRSTKECLQAGVVFMLADSVSGMIRRVSWELSEPLTVVSTGGWGHLLKAELPEVSFFHPHLVHEGIRVWLEHLNAAATGLKVVQ
- a CDS encoding DUF4097 family beta strand repeat protein — encoded protein: MDTRKRLVILALGFGLMGIGAYQMYHHKAKRYQELRRHCHRSINVHTGIHVFGETTDFPESAYKTMLTRKFAVQDAQHLQVQIPIGDVRIETVEHHEASVEFRMAAHNSQKAKHFFDRLRFESTQEGSLIRVFSHKDRHWSTWEDDPSGNANIRIVIQIPRSFNVQVKTGIGDISTQALRGEVRLSSDAGDILTDSIIGNTIEIQTEAGDITTGNLTGNVRIDTNAGDISLGVVKAYHRLDIHSAAGSIEADQLHANQITIRSEAGDISIREVKGTTEVKTQAGNISIQHMFGKLEALSEAGDVNVRLHECSGASLDTQIGNIEILVPESFGALLDFEGTEIQLPNKVPSETDIKGSVSTEINGGGSLIEARAGAGTIRLSAFH
- a CDS encoding YceI family protein, producing MKKTYLFWIFLFLPIVTTAQSNLNIVSKDSYLQYTLTHPMHVVVGKSSKVSGLARYNAATKSFTSVAIAAPVNSFDSGNSSRDSHMLEVVEGLRFPRITFTSNDLKSAGENLTVKGNLTFHGVTKPITFTAKTWTKDNKLYVQGKTDVSLTNFNLEKPSFMMVEAKDELKVEFRAVFQM